Below is a window of 'Nostoc azollae' 0708 DNA.
CTTCTTAACCAAGGCAGTCTAGCTTTCAGACAACCTTCCACTGTCGTGAGTTGAAGAGGATGGTGCAGCATTTTTTCAGACAACCAAGGAGTTTTAGCACTGGAAATTAACTGTATCGCTAACAGAGAAATCAGCACACCAAAAGGAGTTGAATAACCAGGAGTAGGAACAGGTAAAGCCGAAGGTAGAGATAAAATTACCAGCAAGAAACTAAAAATCCTCTCTCCAGCTAATAATAGAATATCTGCCAGAGTTAGGTTTTCATGTTTTTCTTCTTCAAAAAAATAGCTTTGTAATTCCTTAGACAGTTTAGCCATATATTAATCGTAATCTAACCATTTAGTTGAGCTTATATAACAAAAAGCATAATTATTTCTTTTATCATGATCTCTTGGCTCTATTTTCTTTAATTACATGAATAATTGAAGGTAATAAAGAAACAATAATAATTAAACCAATGATTGGTAATAGATATTTATCTACTTTTTCTGGTGGTAGTGAGTTACCTAAAAAGAAACCTAACATAGTAATACCAAATGTCCAAACAAAACCACCAATCACGTTGTAAGACATGAATGTGCGATAGTGCATAGAACCAATTCCTGCCACAATTGGGGCAAAGGTGCGGATAATTGGGATAAATCTTGCTAAAACAATAGTTTTTTTGCCATTTTTTTCATAAAAAGCTTGAGTCTTAACAATGTGATTTTTATGAAATAACCAAGAATGTTCTTTATCAAATAATTTTCTGCCAAATTTATGGCCAGTAAAATAGCCCACATTATCCCCAAACACAGCACAAACAAACGCACCAAAAATTAGCACCCAAATATTCAGCAATTTTTGAGAAGCAACAAATCCTGCTGTAAATAGTAAACTATCACCAGGGAGAAAAAAACCAATCAGTAAGCCAGATTCAGCAAAGATAATTCCCCATACCCCAAAGTATCCTAGTGATTTAATTAAATCTGGTAAATTAAAGTGCATCAAATCTAACCTGCTCAATAAGTTGTATTCAACATCTTAACGTTCAAAGTTTTCAGAAAATAAAAGTTAATAATAAGATTATATAAAGTTATTTTAGATGTTGTAGATATTAGTTTAAGGGAACAAGATGCAAAGATATATAAAAGTGCTACGATTATTTTGGAGTGCTGCGATCGCCGCAGAAATGGAGTACCGTCTCAACTTCATTATCGCCACCTTCAGCAGTATCAGCAATCTCGCAGGCAGTATTTTTGGGCTATTCTTGTTTTACCGCAACGGTTACACCTTTACTGGTTGGTCATGGTCAGCCGCTTTAATAGTTCTAGGAATATTTACCTTATTGCAAGGCTTTTCTGACACCTTCCTAGCACCCAACTTAAACCACATTGTTCGTTATGTCCAAGAAGGTACTTTAGACTTTGTATTATTAAAACCTATCCGCAGTCAGTTTTGGCTTTCCACTCATACCCTATCACCGTGGGGATTACCAGATTTAATCTTTGGCTGTATCATCATTGGCTATGCAGGTAAAAATCTGGGTTTAGGAATAGACAAATACCTACTTAGTATATTTCCCTTGGGTTGTAGCCTGGTCATTCTTTACAGCCTGTGGTTTATCTTGGTATCTACTACAATTTGGTTTATAAAAATATACAATGTTACTGAAGTATTGCAGGGTTTCTTAGAAGCTGGCAGATATCCGATTGTAGCTTATCCAGCTACTTACCGAGTTTTCTTTACCTTTGTAGTACCAGTGACATTTTTAACCACCGTTCCTGCACAAGCAATGTTAGGACAAGGTAAGTTAACTTGGTTATTTGGTGCAGCCATATTAGCGGTGATATTATTTTTCATTTCTACTTGGTTCTGGCGGTTTGCATTAAGGTTTTATACTAGTGCTTCAAGTTAGTTATAATACTTACAAGTAGTCGTGCAAAATAAATTGTACATTTAGAGGAGGGAACAAGGAAGAGATAAGCAATACAGAGATTTCTGTTTTTACCAAAAATGTTTGATTAATTTTGCCCAGGTACTTATGAGAGTTACAGCAGATTGTAGATCAATGAGGTACAGAATCTAAATTGAGACCTAGACAGCAAGAGAGTTTTACTCCTGACTCCTGCTATAAATGTTGGGTTTCCTTGGGTCAAACGCCATTCGCTTCAAGCCGGGTAATCCGTCCATAGCAATGGATCCCCAACCTACAGAAAAGTGATCACAACATATCTGGATTTTCACCCAGTTCTCTTAATCTAGCAGCCAATTTAGCTGCTTTAGCTTTAGCTTCTTCCTCTCGTGCTTTAGATTCCTCCGCTTGTACAACTGCAATTTTTGCTTGTTATTTAGCTGCCTCTTCTGGTCAGAAAACTAGATTTCCCGCAACATCATAAAACCGCACCCAAATTGCACTTTATCTATCTATAGTTCCTTCCCAAGTTCCTAACTAAAAACCCAAACGTCTACACCACAACCAAGCATTTTCTTGTCGCATTCGCTCATTTTTAAGTCTTGTAGAACCAAAAGGCTCAAAATCAATTTCGAGTTTGTCTAATACAAGTTTAATTAAATCACCAATAAGTTCTTTATATTTTTCGTGTTCGGGTAGAGAAACCATAAATTTTAGCCGGTCATCACTATAATAAATACGTGGAGCACACTTTTCTACCATTTCCTCTAGAATGTTTTCTAATTGCTGCCAATTAATATTTTTTAGTAACATCTGTTGACATAGTTCGACAATAATTTGTTGCAGTTCTAAAAGCATATCGCCTTAGACATTGTCATCCTAATTTTAGATTTTAGATTTTAGATTTTAGATTTTAGATTTTAGATTTTAGATTTTAGATTTTAGATTTTAGATTTTAGATTTTAGATTTTAGATTTTAGATTTTAGATTTTAGATTTTAGATTTTAGATTTTAGATTTTAGATTTTAGATTTTAGATTTTAGATTTTAGATTTTAGATTTTAGATTGACTCCACGGATAAGTCCGGGGGCTTGTAGCATCAAGGAATTATTGGTCAATTTTTGGATAATTGTCTTTCTTTAAAAAAAATATGTCCAAAAATAAAAATCTAGTTTCCACGTTCACCACTCAATTGGTATTTTCTGTAAAATCAACATCTGAAAGACAGTAAAACAGGAGAAACCAGGCGTGCCTACACTCGGTGTAAATATTGACCATATCGCTACTATTCGCCAAGCCAGACGGACTGTAGAACCAGACCCTGTAGCGGCTGCGGTATTGGCAGAATTAGCAGGTGCAGATGGAATTACCGTACATTTACGTGAAGATAGAAGACATATTCAAGACAGAGATGTGAGAATTTTAAGACAAACGGTGCGCTCGCACTTAAACTTAGAAATGGCTGCAACCGATGAAATGTTAGGAATTGCCCTCGACATCAAACCAGATTATGTAACTTTAGTTCCCGAAAAGCGCCAAGAAGTAACCACAGAAGGCGGTTTGGATATTGTCGGGCAAATTGCTAGAATAGGGGAGATAGTTGATAAATTGCAAAATGCTGGCATTCCCGTCAGTTTGTTCATTGATGCTGAATCAGCACAAATCCAAGCTTCTGTCAAGGTACAGGCGAAATTTATTGAACTGCACACAGGACAATATGCTGAAGCAAAAGATGAAATAACCCGCCAACGTGAACTAGGTTTATTAGCACAGGGATGTGAGCAAGCAATTAAAGCTGGTCTGCGAGTAAATGCTGGTCATGGACTCACATACTGGAACGTTTATCCAGTAGCGGCACTTCCAGGCATGGAAGAACTAAATATTGGTCATACTATCATCAGTCGGGCGGCTTTAGTGGGAATAGAAAGAGCCGTCCGAGAAATGAAACAAGCCATGTCGCTGGGATCCAATTAAGAATTAAAAATTAAAAATTCAAAATGAAGAAACATTTTGAATGGTATTAGGGGGGTATTAGCTGCGTAATCCTACAAGATTAAAGTGACATTTGTAACTTAACACTTCTATGACTTCCACACAGTCTAACAACCTGCCTCTTTGGGTACAAGACCGGGATACAGTGATTGCATACAGTAGCCATGCCGAATGGCGCTATCAAACACCACCGGATTATACTCGTTCCAAAGAAAATCTAGCTAAGGAAAGTACCTGCAATCACTTAGAAGGTACACTAGAAGCGATTGTACAGAACTTGGTGAGAACCTTCGAGATGGAGGTATCTTACAAAAGTAACCCCCAGCAATGGTTATCTGTGGTAGGTGAGAAATTTCGGGTCAGTACCAATGGTGGTAAAGAGTATACAGCAGCAGATTTATCCGCCCAAGGTAGTTATAACCTATTTATGGCTGATTCCCAACATTACAAAGCTTCGGAAGAAAGTTTTGAATCATCAGCTAAAATATTCCACAGCACATTTCCACAAGGTTTTCCTTGGGAAGTGCTACAAGTGTACTCAGGACCACCTAATGTTACATTTAAGTGGAGACACTGGGGACATTTCCAAGGTGCTTACAAAGACTTTGCACCTACGGGGGAAACGGTGGAACTTATCGGTATAAGTGTAGCTCATGTTACTGATGATTTAAAGATTCTGTCCGTGGAACACTATTTTGACAACAACCTGTTCTTAGAAAAGCTGACAGCAGGTGGCACACTGGTCAATAGTGAAAACGAAAAGAAAGCTAGTGGTTGTCCCTTCAGTTCTTGGTTTAAGGGATTCAAAAAAAGTTAACTGTTCAGGGTACAGCAGCCGTACTGTACCCTATAAATTATTAAATAGTAACCCAAGGAAGAAAATGAAAACGTACTATTACGTTTTGGCTAGTCAACACTTTCTACTGGAAGAAGAACCAATACACGAAGTGTTGAAGGAACGCACCCGTCATTATCACGAACAAGAAAAAGAAATTGATTTTTGGTTAGTGAAAAACCCAGCTTTTCTAGAAGCGCCAGAAATGGCAGAAAATAAATCTAAGTGTCCTAGACCTCCAGTAGCAATTATTTCCACTAATCATCAATTTATTAATTGGTTAAAATTGCGTCTAGAGTATGTAATTACTGGACAATTTGAGGCTCCTTCACCACAAATTCCTGATCCTTTAGCATCTTTAACAACTGTGTAATCAATTAGAATATATGTAGGCATTCTGGCTTGGTGCTGAATGCTTACAAACATTTACAAACATATAATATTAGGTATCAAATGTTTGTGCAAAGATTTCATTCTTTACCAAGTGCTTTATTATTAGCAATAACTACACTCACCGCAGGCATCGCCCCTTTAATTAGTAGGATTAATCCTGTTTTTGCCCAACTAGTTATTCCTGTTTGTCAACCTCCTAGTAAGGGGGAGTATCTTTTATTAGTTGTTAGTCCCACAACTAATAGTCAAGAGCAATTACGCAGTGCTTTACCATCGGATTTAAAAACTGTTACTTGTCAATATTTGAATGAAACAGTAACCCGGATTGGTGGTTTTAAAAAGATTGATGATGCTAATCGTTGGGCAAAATATGTTAACAATATTGTCGGTTTATCTGCCATTATCACGACTCGACTAACTGCACCAACAATCCCACCGCCAATAACAACATCAAAAACAATCGCAGCGGCAATAACCTCATCGGCAGTTGTTCCAAATCAGATACTTAGCTATAATCCCAGAGTCTTAGGAGATGGTTTTGCTGTATTGGTAGATTATTTCAACCGCCCCGAACTGGCTAATAGTGTTCAAAGAGCAGTTGGGGGTAATGTGGGTCTTGTTTCTTATGGACAACGCTCTTATTTATTGGCTGTTTATACTACCAATCAAACAGAGGCATATAATACATTACAAAAACTAAATGAAAATGGTTTTTTTCCCCTCTTAGCAGATGGTCGAAAAGTCATATTACTGCGTTCAGTTGTGAATTCCAAGTAACTGGTAATTCGGAATTGGTGATTGGTGATTATTCCTCTCCTAATTGCCAATAACTAATGACTAATAAGCAGCTCTAGATAGCCAATAAATAGTTATACCTAAAGCTGAACCGACTATTACTTGAACTGGTGTATGTCCCAGGAGTTCTTTGAGTCGGTCTTGGCTAAATTCCGGTTTTTCATGAAATAATTCATCAATCATTTGATTAAGTATTCGAGCTTGCTTACCAGCGGCTTGGCGCACTCCGGCAGCATCGTACATGACAATGATCGCAAAAATTACAGCTACGGCAAAATCAGGGGATGCCCAACCCAGAGTTTGCCCCACACCAGCAGCTAAAGCCGTTACTAAGGCCGAATGGGCGCTGGGCATACCTCCTGTGGTGACTAAGACACGCATATCTATTTTGCGATGTTTAATCACTTCTACGATGAGTTTTAATCCTTGAGCCACAAAACAAGCTACAAGAGCAACCAGCAGCACCCGGTTGTTGAAAATGTCGCCTATGTCCTGCATGGTATTTTGATTAAGGTGAATTAAATTACAGCAGATTGTAGATCAATGAGGTACAGAATCTAAATTGAAACCTAGACAGCAAGAGAGTTTTACTCCTGACTCCCGACTCCTGACTCCTGACTCCTGCTGTATAAGCAGCAGTTGTGTGTTGAGAAGCAGTTTTTTTACACCAGTAGTCAGCGTTCAGCATTCAAACCAGTTTCGTGGATGATTTTGTGACTAAATTTTGTACTTGCGATTTTAAATTTGGGATAGGTTTATCTAAAATCCAAAATCGTCAGTCCAAAATCCAAAATTCTTCTGTCTTTTGACCCTAGTGATCGCGATTAATGATAAAGTGTGCGATGGACTGGAGAGGAATTGCTTTGTCTCCATAGAATGCCAATTCTACACAAGCTTCCTCAACTAGTTGTTGTGCTTTAGCTCGTGATTCTTCGATTCCCCACAGGCTAGGATAGGTGACCTTCTCAGCTTTGAGGTCTTTACCTACAGTTTTTCCGAGTTTTTCTTGAGTGGCAGTGATATCGAGAATATCATCTATGATTTGGAATGCCAGCCCAATATTTTGAGAATAACGAGTTAATTTTTGTATATCTTCTGGGGATGCGTCGGCGATAATTCCCCCACACACACACACAAGCTTCTAAAAGTGCGGTGGTTTTGTGGTTATGAATAAAATTCAGAGTTTCTAGGGAAATATCTGATTTACCTTCCGATTCTAAATCTACAACTTGACCACCAACTAAACCCGCAGCCCCAAGCGCCTTACCCAAACGGGCAATGACGTGTAAAGAGCGCTCTGATGGCACATTTCTCGGGGTTTGAGTGGCTAAGAACTCAAAAGCTAAAGCTAATAAGCTATCCCCGGCTAAAATCGCAATATCCTCACCGTAGACTTTATGATTTGTCAACTTACCACGACGGTAATCGTCGTTATCCATTGCTGGTAAGTCATCATGGATCAAAGACATGGTGTGGATCATCTCCACTGCACAAGCCGTTGGCATGGCCATTTCCAGTGTACCGCCAATCATTTCACTGGTAGCAAGGCAGAGAATGGGACGTACACGCTTACCTCCGGCTAAGAGGGAGTAGCGCATGGCTTCATAAATCTTTTCTGGATAAACGACAGGAATAGCTTGGTCTAAGGCAGTATCACAAAGCTTTTGTCGTTCTTTAAGATAGGCAGCGAGGTTAAACCTAGCTTGTTCTGATTTCTTTTGAAAGTTATCCGTTGCTACCATACTGCAATTCCTAAACTTTTCGGTTGATCTTGATCTGTGTGACAATTTTACGGTGTGGTGGAGCAGAAACACTCACTAGGGGTTCAATTTTGGATTTTGGATTTTAGATTTTGGTGTGATTCCATAGTGGAAACTAGGAACTTTGACCAGAAAATCTCAAATCGGCGCAGTTAGCTGGGAAATTATCACTCCTTAATTACTGGTCGCCTGCAAATAGCTAGATACTGTATTTTGCAACAACATAGCGACTGTCATCGGACCAATACCACCCGGAACAGGGGTAATATATTCTGCCACCATAGCCGTTGTGGAAAAGTCAATATCGCCAACCAGACGACTCTTACCACTGCTATCAGTAATGCGATTTATCCCCACATCTACCACAACAGCGCCCAGTTTCACCATCTGGGCAGTGATTAATCCAGGAATACCAGCTGCTGCAATCAGAATATCAGCATTTTGGGTGATGGTTTTTAGGTCTTGGGTTCGAGAATGGGCAATAGTGACTGTCGCATCAACCTCTAACAGCATCAATGCCATTGGCTTACCAACTAAAATACTACGTCCTACTACCACTGCCTGTTTTCCTAGCAAAGGAATTTTATATTCTTCCAGCAGCCGTATCACTCCAGCAGGGGTGCAACTGCGTAAACCTGCTTCACCCCGCACCAGTCGTCCTAAATTAACCGGGTGAAGTCCATCAGCGTCTTTATCTGGTGCAATTCTATGTAAAAGGCTTATTGCATCTAAATGTTTAGGCAAGGGCAACTGTACCAGAATCCCATTTACCTGTTCATCCTGGTTAAGTTCAGCAATCACATCCTCTAGTTCAGTTTGGCTAGTTTGGGTGGGAAAATGCTTACCAAAAGAGGCAATGCCCACTTTAGCGCAGGCTCTTTCTTTGTTGCTGATATAAGCTGCTGAAGCTGGGTTATC
It encodes the following:
- a CDS encoding DedA family protein, with amino-acid sequence MHFNLPDLIKSLGYFGVWGIIFAESGLLIGFFLPGDSLLFTAGFVASQKLLNIWVLIFGAFVCAVFGDNVGYFTGHKFGRKLFDKEHSWLFHKNHIVKTQAFYEKNGKKTIVLARFIPIIRTFAPIVAGIGSMHYRTFMSYNVIGGFVWTFGITMLGFFLGNSLPPEKVDKYLLPIIGLIIIVSLLPSIIHVIKENRAKRS
- a CDS encoding ABC transporter permease — encoded protein: MQRYIKVLRLFWSAAIAAEMEYRLNFIIATFSSISNLAGSIFGLFLFYRNGYTFTGWSWSAALIVLGIFTLLQGFSDTFLAPNLNHIVRYVQEGTLDFVLLKPIRSQFWLSTHTLSPWGLPDLIFGCIIIGYAGKNLGLGIDKYLLSIFPLGCSLVILYSLWFILVSTTIWFIKIYNVTEVLQGFLEAGRYPIVAYPATYRVFFTFVVPVTFLTTVPAQAMLGQGKLTWLFGAAILAVILFFISTWFWRFALRFYTSASS
- a CDS encoding pyridoxine 5'-phosphate synthase, with product MPTLGVNIDHIATIRQARRTVEPDPVAAAVLAELAGADGITVHLREDRRHIQDRDVRILRQTVRSHLNLEMAATDEMLGIALDIKPDYVTLVPEKRQEVTTEGGLDIVGQIARIGEIVDKLQNAGIPVSLFIDAESAQIQASVKVQAKFIELHTGQYAEAKDEITRQRELGLLAQGCEQAIKAGLRVNAGHGLTYWNVYPVAALPGMEELNIGHTIISRAALVGIERAVREMKQAMSLGSN
- a CDS encoding MgPME-cyclase complex family protein, with translation MKTYYYVLASQHFLLEEEPIHEVLKERTRHYHEQEKEIDFWLVKNPAFLEAPEMAENKSKCPRPPVAIISTNHQFINWLKLRLEYVITGQFEAPSPQIPDPLASLTTV
- a CDS encoding divergent PAP2 family protein, translating into MQDIGDIFNNRVLLVALVACFVAQGLKLIVEVIKHRKIDMRVLVTTGGMPSAHSALVTALAAGVGQTLGWASPDFAVAVIFAIIVMYDAAGVRQAAGKQARILNQMIDELFHEKPEFSQDRLKELLGHTPVQVIVGSALGITIYWLSRAAY
- the folD gene encoding bifunctional methylenetetrahydrofolate dehydrogenase/methenyltetrahydrofolate cyclohydrolase FolD, with the translated sequence METQTAKILDGKALAAKIQKELAATITESQLKIGRPPGLAVLMVGDNPASAAYISNKERACAKVGIASFGKHFPTQTSQTELEDVIAELNQDEQVNGILVQLPLPKHLDAISLLHRIAPDKDADGLHPVNLGRLVRGEAGLRSCTPAGVIRLLEEYKIPLLGKQAVVVGRSILVGKPMALMLLEVDATVTIAHSRTQDLKTITQNADILIAAAGIPGLITAQMVKLGAVVVDVGINRITDSSGKSRLVGDIDFSTTAMVAEYITPVPGGIGPMTVAMLLQNTVSSYLQATSN